The following proteins are co-located in the Paraburkholderia phytofirmans PsJN genome:
- a CDS encoding two-partner secretion domain-containing protein, with the protein MQKTPPRIIDSKSRTVWFAARASAFAALCAFGMQPLVASAQAKLTITPDAGAATRPTIGTSSNGTQVVNIVAPNAAGVSSNRFSDYNVGTGGVIINNATQAAQTQIGGTVQANSVLGKQGAKLVLMQVTSGAQSQLLGTTEIAGNSANLVLANPAGITCSGCGFLNAPRVTLATGTPTLKSDGSLDTIDVKQGTLAVDGGGLNGSTSAVDLIARAITINGKVQGKSIDAIAGANRVNYASKSALAQAGTGSAPQVAIDVQSLGSMYGDGAVRLLGTEAGVGVRDNGTLTSLTGNLSVGANGDVTIAVPASIKAAGNAAINGANVTNDGSIAASGSMDVHATQALANRGTITADSMSLIANTLSNAGKVAANGIRMGGDRSLINTGTIEAAQQAELAGDSMTLAADSSVNSANVTLRGGTITNQSNAVNASRFLNINADHIDNAGTLSSGGGAYVNAMSTFANGANGTLTAQDNVQIGGGNVTNDDLIASARSLDANGALSLTNRGTLTAGDAMNLSTRGSLLNSGKMSAASLSMTADQSLTNSGTIDATTQATLASNNLMLSGGSVKGGTVTLNGGTVTNQNATVNAGQLLDIRADNVENTGTLSSNGDARVNAMNTFMNGANGTLTAQNNVQIGGTTLNNSNGSIEAVKGTLSVQASTIANLNGKLSSGNAMSINTRGDLDNTGGTITAGRDGQIDVGGKLTNDNGSITSQAAVRGTAGSMSNVGGTISAPISAEIRVVGDNDRNNGGFIPPVNPTPEPERTPAPKPEPTPTTFVPPPGFVRMDPHSPDLNKYSGFYDQDGYFYARIFMPS; encoded by the coding sequence ATGCAGAAAACTCCTCCTCGTATCATTGACAGCAAGAGCCGGACGGTCTGGTTCGCCGCACGCGCCAGCGCATTTGCCGCGTTGTGCGCATTCGGCATGCAGCCGCTTGTCGCAAGCGCGCAAGCAAAGCTGACCATTACCCCCGACGCGGGCGCGGCCACGCGCCCGACGATCGGCACATCGAGCAACGGCACCCAGGTCGTCAATATCGTTGCGCCTAATGCCGCAGGTGTGTCGAGCAATCGCTTCTCGGACTACAACGTCGGCACGGGCGGCGTGATCATCAACAACGCCACGCAGGCCGCGCAAACGCAGATCGGCGGCACGGTCCAGGCAAACTCCGTGCTCGGCAAGCAGGGCGCGAAACTGGTCCTGATGCAGGTTACGTCGGGCGCGCAGTCGCAGTTGCTCGGCACCACTGAGATCGCCGGCAACAGTGCCAATCTCGTGCTCGCCAACCCGGCAGGCATCACGTGCTCGGGCTGCGGCTTCCTGAACGCGCCGCGCGTCACGTTGGCAACCGGCACGCCGACGCTGAAAAGCGACGGCTCGCTGGATACGATCGACGTGAAGCAAGGCACGCTTGCGGTGGACGGCGGCGGCCTGAACGGCTCGACGAGCGCGGTCGATCTGATCGCGCGTGCGATCACGATCAACGGCAAGGTGCAAGGCAAATCGATCGATGCGATTGCTGGCGCCAACCGCGTCAATTACGCGTCGAAGTCCGCGCTCGCTCAGGCCGGCACGGGCAGCGCTCCGCAGGTGGCGATCGATGTGCAGTCGCTCGGAAGCATGTACGGCGACGGCGCCGTGCGTCTGCTCGGCACCGAAGCGGGTGTCGGCGTGCGCGACAACGGCACGCTGACTTCACTGACCGGCAACCTGAGCGTCGGTGCCAACGGCGACGTCACGATCGCTGTGCCCGCGAGCATCAAGGCGGCAGGCAACGCTGCGATCAACGGCGCGAACGTGACGAACGACGGCTCCATCGCCGCCAGTGGCAGCATGGACGTTCACGCTACTCAGGCGCTCGCCAATCGCGGCACGATCACGGCCGACAGCATGAGCCTGATCGCCAACACGCTATCGAACGCGGGCAAAGTCGCCGCGAACGGCATCCGCATGGGTGGCGACCGGTCGCTGATTAACACCGGCACAATCGAAGCTGCGCAACAGGCGGAACTGGCGGGCGACAGCATGACGCTTGCGGCCGATAGCAGCGTGAACAGTGCAAATGTGACCTTGAGGGGCGGCACCATCACGAACCAGAGCAACGCGGTGAACGCGAGCCGATTCCTCAATATCAACGCGGACCACATCGACAACGCAGGCACGCTGAGTTCGGGTGGCGGTGCCTATGTCAACGCGATGAGCACGTTCGCCAACGGCGCCAACGGCACGCTGACTGCGCAGGACAACGTTCAGATCGGCGGTGGCAATGTAACAAACGACGACCTGATCGCCAGCGCGCGCTCGTTGGACGCCAACGGTGCCTTGAGCTTGACCAATCGCGGCACCCTCACGGCCGGTGATGCCATGAACCTGTCGACCCGCGGCTCGCTGCTGAACAGCGGCAAGATGTCGGCGGCGAGTCTCAGCATGACCGCCGACCAGTCGTTGACGAATAGCGGCACGATCGACGCGACGACGCAGGCAACGCTGGCATCCAACAATCTGATGCTGTCGGGCGGCAGCGTGAAAGGTGGCACGGTAACGCTGAACGGAGGCACCGTCACGAACCAGAACGCAACGGTGAACGCCGGCCAGCTTCTCGACATTCGCGCGGACAACGTGGAGAACACCGGCACGCTGAGTTCGAACGGCGATGCACGCGTCAACGCGATGAACACGTTCATGAACGGCGCGAACGGCACGCTGACCGCACAGAACAACGTGCAGATCGGCGGGACGACGCTGAACAACAGCAACGGCAGCATCGAGGCGGTGAAGGGCACGCTATCCGTACAGGCCAGCACGATCGCCAACCTGAACGGCAAGCTGTCGTCGGGCAACGCGATGTCGATCAATACGCGCGGCGACCTCGACAATACGGGCGGCACGATCACCGCGGGGCGTGATGGGCAGATAGACGTCGGCGGCAAGTTGACGAACGACAACGGCTCGATCACGTCGCAAGCGGCGGTACGCGGCACGGCGGGGTCGATGTCGAATGTCGGCGGCACGATCTCGGCGCCGATCTCCGCGGAAATTCGTGTCGTCGGCGATAACGACCGCAACAACGGCGGCTTCATCCCGCCGGTCAATCCGACGCCGGAGCCGGAGCGGACGCCGGCGCCGAAGCCGGAGCCGACTCCGACAACGTTCGTTCCGCCTCCCGGCTTTGTTCGCATGGATCCCCATTCGCCTGATCTTAACAAGTACAGCGGTTTCTACGATCAGGACGGCTACTTCTACGCGCGAATCTTCATGCCGAGCTAA
- a CDS encoding ShlB/FhaC/HecB family hemolysin secretion/activation protein, with protein MQHSKTALAAASFALYSLPSLAQGDASLINVLPGSDTLRAQQQRLEATATNGTLGNVLREDASREETADLAHLPVQSPCFEISKVRITNNPFRAIDRLVEAVEGQCVGADGLKFVQDSVANKLIDYGYVTTRVTVPEQSLTSGTLQLDVVPGRIGAIRSEGDTIGDVARALPSGQGALLNQRAIDQALENIRRLPSQADARFDIAPGQAEGESDVVLHAGTGRRWHVMAGYDNAGQDATGKNELFGALSIDSPFYQYDQLQVSGLTNANHGAPGKGANQASASYSVPFGYAMLTLDAYRASYLQTQALPTAVAQFTGEQKGAGIRLSGVVQRGATSRTELRARFYRALNHNYVNDTWIGVQDRDVYGYEVGASHRHYFGRVQVDASLGWRDTLPGISRQPGYVVGDDTFNGREQLETASLTVQAPFHLANQPFSYQFIWNRQNARTRVTAPDYFTIGTRYAVRGFDQQATLAAEGGWTVSNELDWYAPTSYGVQALYAGLDAGRVNGPTTRYLAGNTLVGMVAGVKGSLAPKNRLSAGVNYDVSVGWPLHKPNGFPSRSPTVLVQISTLI; from the coding sequence ATGCAGCACAGCAAAACCGCACTCGCCGCCGCCTCTTTCGCGCTGTACAGCCTGCCGTCGCTTGCCCAGGGCGACGCGTCGCTGATCAATGTTTTACCGGGCAGTGACACGCTGCGCGCGCAACAGCAGCGCCTCGAAGCGACTGCGACCAACGGCACGCTCGGCAACGTGCTGCGCGAGGACGCGTCGCGTGAGGAAACCGCCGATCTCGCGCATTTGCCCGTGCAGTCGCCATGCTTCGAGATCAGCAAAGTCCGGATTACGAACAATCCGTTTCGCGCCATCGATCGTCTGGTCGAAGCGGTCGAGGGCCAGTGCGTCGGCGCCGACGGCCTGAAGTTCGTCCAGGACAGCGTCGCCAACAAGCTCATCGACTACGGCTACGTCACCACGCGCGTCACAGTGCCCGAGCAGTCGCTGACGTCGGGCACTCTGCAGCTCGATGTCGTGCCTGGCCGCATCGGCGCCATTCGCAGTGAAGGCGATACGATCGGCGATGTCGCTCGTGCTTTGCCGTCGGGCCAAGGCGCTTTGTTGAACCAGCGCGCAATCGATCAGGCGCTGGAAAACATCCGGCGATTGCCGTCGCAGGCGGATGCGCGGTTCGACATCGCGCCGGGGCAAGCAGAAGGCGAATCCGACGTCGTACTGCATGCCGGCACCGGACGCCGCTGGCACGTCATGGCCGGCTACGACAACGCGGGCCAGGATGCCACTGGCAAGAACGAACTGTTCGGCGCGCTCTCCATCGATTCGCCGTTCTATCAGTACGATCAATTGCAAGTTTCCGGCCTCACGAACGCGAACCACGGCGCACCGGGCAAGGGCGCGAATCAGGCGAGCGCTTCGTACAGCGTGCCGTTCGGCTACGCGATGCTCACCCTCGACGCATACCGCGCAAGCTATCTGCAGACGCAGGCGCTGCCGACGGCCGTCGCGCAGTTCACTGGCGAGCAGAAAGGTGCGGGCATCAGGCTATCTGGCGTCGTGCAGCGTGGCGCGACATCGCGCACCGAACTGCGCGCGCGCTTCTATCGCGCGTTGAATCACAACTACGTGAACGACACATGGATCGGCGTGCAGGATCGCGACGTGTACGGCTACGAAGTCGGCGCATCGCATCGACATTATTTCGGGCGTGTGCAGGTGGACGCGTCGCTCGGCTGGCGCGACACGCTGCCGGGCATTTCTCGCCAGCCCGGCTACGTGGTCGGCGACGACACGTTCAACGGGCGTGAGCAACTCGAAACAGCGTCGCTTACCGTACAGGCGCCCTTTCACCTCGCCAATCAGCCGTTCTCCTACCAATTCATCTGGAACAGGCAGAACGCGCGCACACGGGTGACAGCGCCCGACTACTTTACGATCGGTACACGCTACGCAGTACGCGGCTTCGACCAACAAGCGACGCTTGCCGCCGAAGGTGGCTGGACCGTATCGAACGAACTCGACTGGTACGCGCCGACGTCCTACGGCGTGCAAGCCTTATACGCGGGGCTCGACGCCGGCCGCGTAAACGGGCCGACGACGCGATACCTGGCGGGTAACACCCTGGTGGGAATGGTGGCGGGCGTCAAAGGCAGCCTCGCGCCGAAGAACCGTCTGTCGGCCGGCGTCAACTATGACGTCTCTGTCGGCTGGCCGCTCCATAAGCCGAACGGTTTCCCAAGTCGTTCGCCCACCGTGCTTGTGCAGATCAGCACTCTGATCTGA
- a CDS encoding ion channel, with translation MATESSDRPSGFGDAEARASARRPVGSREFRLDERVVIEHGTPTPLWQDLYHRALMVRWPVFFVSLAVLFLLLNTTFAALYMLGDAPIANQFPAGFGGAFFFSVETLATVGYGDMHPQTVYAHWIATLEIFVGMSSIALATGLIFARFSRPHAKIIFARYAVIRPLDGRMTLMVRSANARRNVIAEARARLRILRTETTLEGFTLRKLYDLTLVRDQHPVFKLGWTVMHIVDETSPLFGETAETLRNRDVLLLLTLEGVDESTSQTMQARHTWSCDQIYWQHRFVDIMTEKDGVSHIDYAHFNEIAPLDEAPVATHSRP, from the coding sequence ATGGCGACTGAATCATCAGACCGTCCTTCCGGCTTCGGCGACGCCGAAGCACGCGCATCGGCGCGCCGACCGGTAGGCAGCCGCGAATTCCGTCTGGACGAGCGCGTGGTCATCGAGCATGGCACGCCGACGCCGCTCTGGCAGGACCTCTATCACCGCGCCCTCATGGTTCGCTGGCCGGTTTTTTTCGTATCGCTCGCGGTCTTGTTCCTGCTGCTCAACACCACGTTTGCCGCGCTCTACATGTTGGGCGACGCGCCGATCGCCAATCAGTTTCCAGCCGGTTTTGGCGGCGCGTTTTTCTTCAGCGTCGAGACGCTCGCCACGGTCGGATATGGCGACATGCATCCGCAAACCGTCTACGCGCACTGGATCGCCACGCTGGAAATTTTCGTCGGCATGTCCAGCATCGCGTTGGCGACCGGACTCATTTTCGCGCGCTTCTCTCGTCCGCACGCCAAGATCATCTTTGCCCGTTACGCGGTGATCAGGCCGCTCGACGGCCGCATGACACTCATGGTGCGCTCGGCCAACGCACGCCGCAACGTGATCGCCGAGGCCCGCGCACGACTGCGCATACTGCGTACGGAGACCACGCTCGAAGGCTTCACGTTGCGCAAACTCTATGACCTGACGCTGGTTCGCGATCAACATCCGGTGTTCAAGCTGGGCTGGACGGTCATGCATATCGTCGACGAAACCAGCCCGCTGTTTGGCGAAACCGCCGAAACGCTCAGGAACCGCGACGTGTTGCTGCTGCTCACCCTTGAAGGCGTCGACGAGTCGACCTCGCAAACCATGCAGGCGCGCCACACGTGGTCGTGCGATCAGATTTACTGGCAGCACCGTTTCGTCGACATCATGACCGAGAAAGACGGCGTGAGCCATATCGACTACGCGCATTTCAACGAGATCGCGCCTCTCGACGAGGCGCCCGTCGCAACGCACAGTCGTCCATAA
- a CDS encoding carbohydrate kinase family protein produces MSNQSANHEFPFFVSAGDILTDLVRTGASQWLSRPGGAGWNVARCVARLGLPTACAGSLGVDNFSDELWNASVAAGLDMRFMQRVERPPLLAIVHQTHPPAYFFMGENSADLAFDPAQLPAGWMGQVKWAHFGCISLVRQPIGNTLATLAAELRSQGVKISFDPNYRNLMEHGYEPTLRKMAALADLIKVSDEDLRLIFKTDDEAGALAQLRAMNPAATVLVTRGPETAVLIDGAMVTEARPPRVEVVDTVGAGDASIGGLLFSLMTAPQRAWPEHLAFALAAGAAACRHAGAHAPSLDEVVALL; encoded by the coding sequence ATGAGCAATCAGAGCGCGAACCACGAATTCCCCTTCTTCGTCTCGGCCGGCGACATCCTCACCGATCTCGTGCGCACCGGCGCGTCACAATGGCTCTCGCGTCCTGGGGGCGCCGGCTGGAACGTGGCGCGCTGCGTCGCGCGGCTTGGTCTGCCGACCGCGTGCGCAGGGTCGCTAGGCGTCGATAATTTCTCCGATGAGTTGTGGAACGCCAGCGTCGCGGCCGGGCTCGACATGCGCTTCATGCAGCGCGTGGAGCGGCCGCCCTTGCTGGCGATCGTCCACCAGACGCATCCGCCCGCGTACTTCTTCATGGGCGAGAACAGCGCCGATCTGGCCTTCGATCCGGCACAACTGCCGGCGGGCTGGATGGGTCAGGTGAAATGGGCGCATTTCGGTTGTATCAGCCTCGTGCGGCAGCCCATCGGCAACACGCTCGCCACGCTCGCGGCCGAGCTGCGTTCGCAAGGCGTGAAGATCAGTTTCGATCCGAACTACCGGAATCTGATGGAGCACGGCTACGAACCCACGTTGCGAAAAATGGCCGCGCTCGCCGATCTGATCAAGGTGTCCGACGAAGACTTGCGCCTGATCTTCAAGACCGACGACGAAGCCGGCGCACTCGCACAGTTGCGGGCCATGAATCCGGCGGCAACCGTGCTGGTGACGCGCGGACCGGAGACCGCCGTGCTGATCGACGGCGCCATGGTGACCGAGGCGCGGCCGCCGCGCGTCGAGGTGGTCGATACGGTCGGCGCGGGCGATGCATCGATCGGCGGCTTGCTGTTCAGCCTGATGACCGCGCCGCAGCGGGCATGGCCAGAGCACCTTGCGTTCGCGCTGGCCGCCGGCGCGGCCGCTTGCCGGCATGCCGGCGCGCACGCGCCGTCGCTCGATGAGGTGGTCGCGCTGCTGTAA
- a CDS encoding AGE family epimerase/isomerase, with amino-acid sequence MTQSDPLHPANGAAAAPPVESFRSRDFLLSHVQDTLRFYAPNVFDPSGGFFHFFRDDGSVYDKTTRHLVSSCRYVFNYAMAYRQFGDPQHLEYARHGLRFLREAHWDAQHEGYDWEIEWRDGKKRTLDATRHCYGLAFVLLAYSHAAMAGIEEAKPMIGATFELMEHRFWDAAAGLYADEASPDWRVSSYRGQNANMHTTEALLAAHEATRHLVYLDRAERVASNITLRQAKLSQGLVWEHFHADWSVDWHYNEEDSSNIFRPWGFQPGHQTEWAKLLLILERFRPLPWLLPRAIELFDAAMAHAWDEDHGGLYYGFGPDGTVCDHDKYFWVQAETFATAALLGKRTGNERFWDWYDEIWRYSWAHFVDHEYGAWYRILTCDNRKYSDEKSPAGKTDYHTMGACYEVLAHALPDGAAAAPESAEQTK; translated from the coding sequence ATGACGCAATCCGATCCGCTTCACCCCGCCAACGGCGCCGCTGCGGCGCCGCCCGTCGAGAGCTTCCGCTCGCGCGACTTTCTGCTCTCGCATGTGCAGGACACGCTGCGTTTCTACGCGCCGAACGTGTTCGACCCGAGCGGCGGCTTTTTCCATTTCTTCCGCGACGACGGTTCGGTCTACGACAAAACCACGCGGCATCTGGTGAGCAGTTGCCGCTACGTCTTCAACTACGCGATGGCGTATCGCCAGTTCGGCGACCCGCAGCATCTGGAATACGCGCGCCACGGCTTGCGATTCCTGCGCGAAGCGCATTGGGACGCCCAGCACGAAGGCTACGACTGGGAGATCGAATGGCGCGACGGCAAGAAGCGCACGCTCGACGCGACGCGCCACTGCTACGGCCTCGCGTTCGTCCTGCTCGCCTATTCGCATGCGGCGATGGCCGGCATCGAAGAAGCCAAGCCGATGATCGGCGCGACCTTCGAGCTGATGGAACACCGCTTCTGGGACGCCGCCGCTGGCCTCTACGCCGACGAAGCGTCGCCCGACTGGCGGGTTAGTTCGTACCGCGGCCAGAACGCGAACATGCACACCACCGAGGCGCTGCTGGCCGCGCACGAAGCGACCCGGCATCTCGTCTATCTGGATCGCGCCGAGCGGGTGGCGTCGAATATCACGCTGCGCCAGGCGAAGCTGTCGCAGGGTCTGGTGTGGGAGCACTTTCACGCGGACTGGTCGGTCGACTGGCACTACAACGAGGAAGACAGCTCGAACATCTTCCGGCCGTGGGGCTTCCAGCCTGGGCATCAAACCGAATGGGCGAAGCTGCTGCTGATTCTCGAGCGCTTCCGTCCGTTGCCGTGGCTGCTGCCGCGCGCCATCGAACTGTTCGACGCCGCCATGGCCCACGCGTGGGACGAAGACCACGGCGGCCTCTACTACGGCTTCGGCCCCGACGGCACCGTGTGCGACCACGACAAGTATTTCTGGGTCCAGGCGGAAACCTTCGCGACGGCCGCGCTGCTCGGCAAGCGCACCGGCAACGAACGCTTCTGGGACTGGTACGACGAGATCTGGCGCTACAGCTGGGCGCATTTCGTCGATCACGAGTATGGCGCGTGGTATCGCATCCTCACGTGCGACAACCGCAAATACAGCGACGAAAAGAGCCCGGCCGGCAAGACCGACTATCACACCATGGGCGCGTGCTACGAAGTACTGGCCCACGCGCTGCCCGACGGGGCCGCCGCTGCGCCCGAATCCGCGGAGCAAACAAAATGA
- a CDS encoding LacI family DNA-binding transcriptional regulator, whose product MATTIRDVARAASVSIGTVSRALKNQPGLSEATRERVVEAARKLGYDAAQLRPRIRRLTFLLHRQHNNFAVSPFFSHVLHGVEDACRERGIVPSVLTAGPTEDVIQQMRLHAPDAVAIAGFVEPETLTTLVAMQRPLVLIDLWAPGMRSVNLDNAAGATLAMRHLFEQQRKRVAFIGGSLAHFSIAQRALGYRRAFFEAGLLFDPSLEVTIDAGLDPDSGAARAMHQLLDAPGPRPDAVFAYNDAAALAALRACLARGLRVPEDIAIIGFDDIPAAAHATPPLSTISVDKEALGRRGVELLLEDAPAELEVRLPVHLIARASTLVKMP is encoded by the coding sequence ATGGCCACAACCATCCGCGACGTCGCCCGCGCGGCCAGCGTGTCGATCGGCACCGTCTCACGCGCACTGAAAAACCAGCCCGGCCTTTCCGAGGCCACCCGCGAGCGCGTCGTCGAAGCGGCGCGCAAGCTGGGCTATGACGCTGCCCAGTTGCGCCCGCGCATCCGCCGCCTCACGTTTCTGCTGCACCGTCAGCACAATAATTTTGCCGTCAGTCCGTTCTTCTCCCATGTGCTGCACGGCGTGGAAGACGCCTGCCGCGAGCGCGGCATCGTGCCGTCCGTGCTGACCGCCGGCCCCACCGAAGACGTGATCCAGCAGATGCGCCTGCATGCGCCGGACGCGGTGGCGATCGCCGGTTTCGTCGAGCCGGAAACGCTGACCACGCTGGTGGCCATGCAGCGCCCGCTCGTGCTGATCGACCTGTGGGCACCCGGCATGCGCTCGGTGAATCTCGACAACGCCGCGGGCGCCACGCTCGCCATGCGGCATCTGTTCGAGCAGCAGCGCAAGCGCGTCGCGTTCATCGGCGGCTCGCTCGCGCACTTCAGCATCGCGCAGCGCGCGCTCGGCTACCGGCGCGCGTTCTTCGAGGCGGGCTTGCTGTTCGACCCGTCGCTCGAAGTGACGATCGACGCCGGCCTCGACCCCGACAGCGGCGCCGCGCGCGCCATGCATCAATTGCTCGACGCGCCGGGTCCGCGCCCGGACGCCGTGTTCGCCTACAACGACGCCGCCGCGCTCGCCGCGCTGCGCGCGTGCCTCGCACGCGGACTACGCGTGCCCGAGGACATTGCCATCATCGGTTTCGACGACATTCCGGCCGCCGCCCATGCCACGCCGCCGCTGTCGACCATCTCGGTCGACAAGGAAGCGCTCGGCCGGCGCGGCGTCGAGCTGCTGCTTGAAGACGCACCTGCCGAACTGGAAGTCCGTTTGCCCGTCCATCTCATTGCCCGTGCCAGTACTTTGGTGAAAATGCCATGA
- a CDS encoding EAL domain-containing protein, with product MQPRSPSRSAAPRVEELIARRELSAVFQPIIDFENGAILGYEGLIRGPAGTPLEAPFALFAQALAEGCTIELERAAARTCIEAFARLDFDGKLFLNFSAGAMRQLAEARDDTLALLRHRGVDPQRIVVELTEQSTILDVSSFLPVITTLRTTGAQFALDDYGTANASMSLWVRLQPDVVKIDRFFIHDIACDPLKFEAVRAMQHFASASGARLVAEGIENEADLIVVRDMGIGCGQGFFFGRPHAQPARQVTDDARDALRAGHIAVFPETTRTVSSASPSGGMASEKMLVHAPALPRQATNNDVLELFNRLPDLHAVAVVEHDEPVALINRRSFMDRYALPYHRELFGKRPCLLFANASPVVIEKSMTVEQMAKLLASDDQRYLADGFVITDNGKYVGLGTGEKLVRAVTEVRIEAARYANPLTFLPGNIPISSHIARLLGNDAGFYACYVDLNHFKPFNDQYGYWQGDEVLKFAAVVLADVCDPTRDFLGHVGGDDFLILFQSDDWRERVLRAIHVFNEGAQRFYAPADRLAGGIHGEDRRGNPTFFGFVTMAIGCVRVEPADGPSLYSSEEIASVAALAKRRAKHETSGFVLIDADESVALLRGQAEATHVSLE from the coding sequence ATGCAACCTCGCTCGCCCTCCCGATCCGCCGCGCCGCGCGTCGAGGAGTTGATCGCCCGGCGTGAGCTGTCCGCCGTGTTCCAGCCGATCATCGATTTCGAAAACGGCGCGATCCTCGGCTATGAAGGTCTGATCCGCGGCCCGGCCGGCACGCCGCTCGAAGCGCCGTTCGCCTTGTTTGCGCAAGCGCTCGCCGAGGGCTGCACGATCGAGCTCGAACGCGCCGCCGCGCGCACCTGCATCGAAGCGTTCGCGCGGCTCGACTTCGACGGCAAGCTGTTTCTGAATTTCAGCGCGGGCGCGATGCGCCAGCTGGCCGAGGCGCGCGACGACACGCTCGCGCTGCTGCGTCATCGCGGCGTCGATCCGCAACGGATCGTGGTCGAGCTGACCGAGCAAAGCACGATTCTGGACGTGAGCAGTTTCCTGCCGGTGATCACGACATTGCGCACAACCGGCGCGCAATTCGCGCTCGACGACTACGGCACCGCGAACGCCAGCATGAGCTTGTGGGTGCGGCTGCAACCGGACGTCGTGAAGATCGACCGCTTCTTCATTCACGACATTGCCTGCGACCCGCTCAAGTTCGAGGCCGTGCGCGCGATGCAGCACTTCGCCAGCGCGAGCGGCGCGCGGCTCGTCGCCGAGGGCATCGAAAACGAAGCGGATCTGATCGTGGTGCGCGACATGGGCATCGGCTGCGGGCAGGGCTTTTTCTTCGGCCGTCCGCACGCGCAGCCGGCCCGCCAGGTGACCGACGACGCCCGCGACGCGCTGCGCGCCGGCCACATCGCCGTGTTCCCCGAGACCACGCGCACGGTGAGCAGCGCGTCGCCTTCGGGCGGCATGGCATCGGAAAAAATGCTGGTGCATGCGCCCGCGCTGCCGCGCCAGGCGACCAACAACGACGTGCTTGAACTGTTCAACCGCCTGCCCGACCTGCATGCGGTCGCGGTCGTCGAACACGACGAGCCGGTCGCGCTGATCAACCGCCGCAGTTTCATGGACCGCTACGCGCTGCCGTATCACCGCGAGCTATTCGGCAAGCGTCCTTGCCTGCTTTTCGCCAATGCATCGCCGGTGGTGATCGAGAAATCGATGACCGTCGAGCAGATGGCCAAGCTCCTCGCAAGCGACGATCAGCGCTATCTCGCCGATGGCTTCGTCATCACCGACAACGGCAAATACGTCGGCCTCGGCACAGGCGAGAAGCTCGTGCGCGCGGTGACCGAGGTGCGCATCGAAGCCGCGCGCTACGCAAATCCGCTGACCTTCCTGCCGGGCAACATCCCGATCAGTTCGCACATTGCCCGCCTGCTCGGCAACGACGCCGGCTTCTACGCGTGCTACGTCGACCTGAACCACTTCAAGCCGTTCAACGACCAGTACGGCTACTGGCAAGGCGACGAAGTCCTGAAATTCGCCGCCGTCGTCCTCGCCGACGTGTGCGATCCCACCCGCGACTTTCTCGGCCACGTAGGCGGCGACGACTTCCTGATCCTGTTCCAGAGTGACGACTGGCGCGAGCGCGTGCTGCGCGCGATCCACGTGTTCAATGAAGGCGCGCAACGCTTTTACGCGCCGGCCGATCGCCTCGCCGGCGGCATTCACGGTGAGGACCGGCGCGGCAATCCGACCTTCTTCGGTTTCGTGACGATGGCGATCGGCTGCGTGCGCGTCGAACCCGCCGACGGCCCGTCGCTCTACAGCAGCGAGGAAATTGCTTCCGTAGCGGCGCTGGCCAAGCGCCGCGCGAAGCACGAAACGAGCGGTTTCGTGCTGATCGACGCCGACGAAAGCGTCGCCTTGTTGCGTGGACAGGCCGAAGCCACTCACGTTTCGCTGGAGTGA